In Sphingomonas sp. LR60, the following are encoded in one genomic region:
- a CDS encoding phosphoribosyl-ATP diphosphatase has protein sequence MTATDTFDRLFATIAARKGADADGSYTASLFARGRPRIAQKIGEEATEIVIAAMGQNPRAIVPEAADLIYHLFVLLADAGLTPDDIRDELGRREGTSGHEEKATRGPLPLSFRAE, from the coding sequence ATGACTGCTACCGACACGTTCGACCGGCTGTTCGCGACGATCGCCGCGCGCAAGGGTGCCGATGCCGACGGCTCGTACACCGCCTCGTTGTTCGCTCGCGGCCGCCCGCGCATCGCGCAGAAGATCGGCGAGGAAGCCACCGAGATCGTCATCGCCGCAATGGGCCAGAACCCGCGCGCGATCGTCCCGGAGGCCGCCGACCTCATCTACCATTTGTTCGTGCTGCTCGCCGACGCCGGGCTCACCCCCGACGACATCCGCGACGAACTGGGGCGGCGCGAGGGCACCAGCGGGCACGAGGAAAAGGCGACGCGCGGCCCGCTTCCCCTTTCCTTCCGCGCCGAATGA